Proteins found in one Corynebacterium canis genomic segment:
- a CDS encoding NADP-dependent oxidoreductase, translating into MKAATLVKYGAPLAWADLPTPTPQAGEVLVKVHAASINPLDSMIQRGAMKSLYSYKLPQIMGNDLAGTVEQIGPGVTDFQVGDEVFARPAMERLGAFAEYCIVRAADLAHKPRNIPAIEAAALPLVSLTALQAFTEKTNVGPGTKVFIQGGAGGLGSIALQVAKMLGATVAVTVGTADVQFARELGADIVVDYKTQNYEEHVKDFDVVLDTLGGAEIERSMKVLRKGGTIVSVIGNPDAELANQLGKPFLEGYSGVSVEE; encoded by the coding sequence TTGAAAGCCGCCACCCTAGTCAAATACGGTGCCCCACTTGCGTGGGCAGACCTCCCCACCCCGACCCCGCAAGCAGGGGAAGTCCTGGTCAAAGTGCACGCCGCGAGCATCAACCCCTTGGACAGCATGATTCAACGCGGAGCGATGAAATCGCTCTATTCCTACAAACTGCCGCAAATCATGGGCAATGACCTCGCCGGGACCGTGGAACAAATAGGACCTGGCGTGACTGACTTCCAGGTGGGAGACGAGGTTTTCGCCCGCCCCGCCATGGAACGCCTTGGCGCATTCGCAGAATATTGCATCGTCCGCGCCGCAGACCTCGCCCACAAGCCTCGAAACATTCCCGCTATCGAAGCCGCAGCGCTACCCCTTGTCAGCCTCACAGCGCTGCAAGCGTTTACAGAAAAAACCAATGTCGGCCCAGGCACCAAAGTGTTTATCCAGGGCGGCGCCGGCGGCCTCGGGTCGATCGCACTTCAGGTGGCAAAAATGCTCGGTGCCACCGTGGCCGTCACCGTCGGCACCGCGGATGTCCAATTCGCGCGAGAACTGGGCGCAGATATCGTGGTCGATTACAAAACCCAAAACTATGAAGAGCACGTCAAAGATTTCGACGTTGTATTGGACACACTCGGCGGGGCCGAAATCGAACGCTCAATGAAAGTACTGCGTAAGGGCGGAACCATCGTCAGCGTTATCGGCAATCCAGATGCGGAATTGGCAAACCAACTTGGCAAACCCTTCCTAGAAGGTTATTCAGGGGTTTCTGTAGAAGAATA
- a CDS encoding winged helix-turn-helix transcriptional regulator encodes MSTPAAPAATCPIARTLEIVGEKWSLLILRDVARGITKFSEIHDSLNCPKNLLSARLKTLVSAGILAKREYKEPGARLRSSYHLTEAGADLLPVLIALQSWGQAHLDPAELISTRIFHRECGGEVHAALTCAHGHHIGAAEIDVEWPELHQGSGLASG; translated from the coding sequence ATGTCAACGCCCGCTGCTCCCGCGGCTACTTGCCCTATCGCTCGGACCCTGGAAATCGTCGGGGAAAAGTGGAGTTTGCTTATCCTGCGGGACGTCGCTCGGGGGATAACCAAATTCAGCGAAATCCACGACAGCCTTAACTGCCCGAAAAACCTCCTTTCGGCAAGGCTGAAAACCCTCGTCAGCGCAGGCATTTTGGCCAAGCGGGAGTACAAAGAGCCCGGGGCTCGCCTGCGCAGCTCGTATCACCTCACGGAAGCCGGGGCGGATCTACTGCCCGTACTTATTGCCTTGCAATCGTGGGGGCAAGCCCACCTCGACCCGGCCGAGCTCATATCCACCCGGATATTCCATCGCGAGTGCGGTGGAGAGGTGCACGCGGCGCTGACCTGTGCGCACGGCCACCACATTGGTGCCGCTGAGATTGACGTTGAGTGGCCCGAATTACACCAGGGCAGCGGTTTAGCATCGGGATGA
- a CDS encoding ABC transporter ATP-binding protein has translation MTSLAIETTGLTKQFKGVAAVDALDLRVPEGKIYGFIGPNGSGKSTTMKMLLGLCRPTAGQACVLGETISTRPSKQLMHTVGAMIEAPSGYAHLTGEENMKIMQRCLRLTDHQVARALDTVHLTKHRKKLVKHYSMGMKQRLGIAMALARDPKLLILDEPTNGLDPAGIDEIRHLLIQLAGSGVTVFVSSHLLDEMDKMVDVLGIIMRGKMIFQGTREELLGRSMPDVIVHASDPEAVLAIVPNAVREPSGAVRLAGLHQQAAATLLSYLVTHGIEVYEFSRAHQTLEDVFLDLTGEGGLR, from the coding sequence ATGACATCACTTGCAATAGAGACCACAGGTTTAACCAAGCAGTTCAAGGGCGTGGCTGCCGTAGACGCGCTTGATCTGCGGGTCCCCGAAGGAAAAATCTACGGCTTTATCGGCCCCAATGGGTCCGGCAAGTCCACCACCATGAAAATGCTCCTTGGGCTGTGCCGCCCCACGGCCGGCCAGGCGTGCGTGCTGGGCGAAACCATTTCCACCCGCCCCAGCAAGCAACTCATGCACACGGTGGGCGCAATGATCGAAGCCCCCTCCGGGTACGCCCACCTTACGGGCGAGGAAAACATGAAGATCATGCAGCGCTGCCTCCGGCTAACGGATCACCAGGTGGCGCGGGCGCTGGACACCGTCCACCTGACCAAGCACCGGAAGAAGCTGGTCAAACACTATTCCATGGGCATGAAGCAGCGCTTGGGTATCGCGATGGCATTGGCGCGGGACCCGAAGCTGTTGATCCTGGACGAGCCAACCAACGGCCTCGACCCAGCCGGCATCGATGAAATCCGCCACCTTTTGATTCAGCTGGCGGGCAGCGGGGTGACTGTGTTCGTTTCCAGCCACCTGCTCGATGAGATGGACAAGATGGTGGATGTGCTGGGCATTATCATGCGCGGCAAGATGATTTTCCAAGGCACCCGCGAGGAGCTATTGGGCCGCAGCATGCCCGATGTAATCGTGCACGCATCCGACCCTGAGGCGGTGCTGGCCATCGTCCCCAATGCCGTCCGGGAGCCGAGCGGTGCGGTGCGGCTCGCGGGCCTGCACCAGCAGGCGGCCGCCACCTTGTTGTCTTACCTGGTCACGCACGGCATCGAAGTGTACGAGTTTTCGCGCGCCCACCAGACGCTCGAAGACGTGTTCCTGGATCTCACGGGGGAGGGTGGTCTGCGATGA
- a CDS encoding ABC transporter permease: MMRTMVPLEWFKMRRLHLIPIMLVPTAAGFLFASRFFSGDEQKSWEDALLALSMAMSLTMPLVLAVVATRQTDIEHSSGGWLVAASIGSNPGALCRAKFFALAPIILAVTTLSVGFHILLGKLSGLGPIAEGNQYWVSFWLGLCVVNLWLIAFHIVLSARFESQAIGMGIGVVGAFIACFSYLIPTDSIAVKILPWSYYANATTATFNAEGIAEYVALNWVPTVVFAALGIGAFTLVTAKMNTKEQ, translated from the coding sequence ATGATGCGCACCATGGTCCCCCTGGAATGGTTTAAAATGCGGCGCCTTCACCTCATCCCCATCATGCTGGTGCCCACAGCGGCGGGATTCCTGTTCGCCTCCCGATTCTTTTCCGGCGATGAGCAGAAAAGCTGGGAAGACGCCCTGCTCGCACTATCGATGGCCATGTCTTTGACCATGCCACTCGTGCTCGCCGTGGTTGCCACACGCCAGACGGACATTGAACATTCGAGCGGAGGGTGGTTGGTCGCGGCGTCGATAGGCAGCAACCCGGGTGCGTTATGCCGGGCAAAATTCTTTGCGCTCGCCCCAATAATTCTGGCGGTGACAACGTTAAGCGTCGGCTTCCACATTTTGCTGGGCAAACTGTCCGGGCTCGGGCCCATAGCGGAAGGAAACCAATACTGGGTGAGTTTCTGGCTTGGATTGTGCGTGGTCAACCTGTGGCTTATCGCGTTTCATATCGTGCTGTCGGCGCGTTTTGAAAGCCAAGCTATAGGCATGGGCATCGGAGTGGTCGGCGCGTTTATCGCCTGCTTCAGCTACCTAATTCCCACGGACTCAATCGCCGTAAAAATCTTACCGTGGAGCTATTACGCAAACGCCACCACAGCGACGTTTAACGCTGAAGGAATCGCGGAATACGTGGCGTTAAATTGGGTGCCAACGGTAGTTTTCGCGGCCCTCGGCATCGGGGCATTCACACTGGTCACCGCAAAAATGAACACAAAGGAGCAATAA
- a CDS encoding ABC transporter permease, whose product MFRAEMLKLKRAQLWVVIVVLPVLAAITGTVNTTANPGVISQNWDGLMSQITLFYGLFYCAIGVAIIVAAGWRMEHSGNNWTQVHTTTSNYFKFMLAKIAALLIPVLGMNLLLLACVTIGGKFAMSLPGLPSANTFTVIGMTVAMAAPVVALQSVFSIWMKSFAAPIGVGVLGSIVGVGFAFKLPTLALLFPYSLLTNGILLGSLAVGESIADAATVTRMLASAACITLTLAAFGAYSLRRRKGAAL is encoded by the coding sequence ATGTTTCGCGCGGAAATGCTCAAGCTAAAGCGGGCTCAACTTTGGGTAGTAATAGTCGTGCTTCCCGTTCTTGCGGCAATCACCGGCACCGTGAATACCACCGCAAATCCCGGGGTGATCAGCCAAAACTGGGACGGGTTAATGAGCCAAATCACCCTCTTTTATGGCCTGTTCTATTGCGCCATCGGCGTGGCCATTATTGTGGCGGCGGGGTGGCGGATGGAACACAGCGGCAATAATTGGACCCAGGTGCACACCACCACCTCCAACTATTTCAAATTCATGCTGGCAAAGATCGCTGCCTTGCTGATTCCGGTGTTGGGCATGAACCTGTTGCTGCTTGCGTGCGTGACTATCGGCGGCAAATTTGCAATGTCGCTGCCGGGGCTGCCTTCGGCGAATACGTTTACCGTGATCGGCATGACCGTGGCCATGGCCGCCCCCGTGGTGGCGCTGCAATCGGTGTTTTCCATCTGGATGAAGTCCTTCGCAGCCCCCATCGGCGTTGGCGTTTTGGGCAGCATCGTCGGCGTGGGGTTCGCGTTTAAGCTGCCAACTTTGGCGCTACTATTCCCATATTCCCTGCTCACAAACGGTATTCTGTTGGGTTCGTTGGCCGTGGGGGAGTCTATTGCCGACGCCGCGACTGTTACCCGCATGCTGGCCTCCGCCGCGTGCATTACCCTCACCCTCGCCGCGTTCGGTGCGTATTCTCTGCGCAGGCGTAAAGGTGCCGCCTTGTGA
- the ehuA gene encoding ectoine/hydroxyectoine ABC transporter ATP-binding protein EhuA, protein MSELMIDAQQVIKNFGQLQILKGIDLQVPKGSVACLIGPSGSGKSTMLRCVNHLEKITAGRLYVDGELIGYKERKGTLYEISEREAARQRADIGMVFQQFNLFPHRTVIENIIEAPIQVKKQPEAQARKRAMELLDSVGLAHKADTYPVQLSGGQQQRVAIARAVAMDPKLMLFDEPTSALDPELVGEVLNVMKGLAASGMTMLVVTHEMGFAREVSDQVIFMDDGKVLETGTPAEVIDNPQHERTQAFLSSLL, encoded by the coding sequence ATGTCTGAACTCATGATCGACGCCCAGCAGGTGATCAAAAACTTCGGCCAGCTGCAGATCCTGAAAGGCATTGACCTTCAGGTACCCAAAGGTTCCGTCGCGTGCCTGATCGGGCCATCCGGTTCCGGCAAATCCACGATGCTGCGCTGCGTGAATCACCTGGAAAAGATCACCGCAGGCCGCCTGTACGTGGATGGCGAGCTGATCGGCTATAAAGAACGCAAGGGCACCCTGTACGAGATTTCGGAGCGGGAGGCCGCCCGCCAACGCGCCGATATCGGCATGGTGTTCCAGCAATTCAACCTCTTCCCCCACCGCACGGTAATAGAAAATATTATCGAGGCCCCGATCCAGGTGAAAAAGCAGCCGGAAGCCCAAGCCCGCAAGCGCGCCATGGAACTGTTGGACTCCGTTGGATTAGCACACAAGGCCGACACGTACCCCGTGCAGCTATCCGGCGGGCAGCAACAGCGGGTGGCCATCGCCCGCGCCGTGGCCATGGACCCGAAGCTGATGCTCTTCGACGAGCCCACCTCCGCCCTCGACCCCGAACTTGTGGGCGAGGTGCTCAATGTGATGAAGGGCCTGGCCGCCTCCGGCATGACCATGCTCGTGGTCACGCACGAAATGGGCTTCGCCCGCGAGGTCAGCGACCAGGTGATCTTTATGGACGACGGCAAAGTGCTGGAAACGGGCACGCCCGCCGAGGTCATTGATAACCCGCAACACGAGCGCACCCAAGCGTTCCTGTCCAGCCTGCTCTAG
- a CDS encoding amino acid ABC transporter permease, whose amino-acid sequence MSAPATPNPIEAKSLPRPGRWITAGVLALLAVWFIVSAAGNEAYGWATYRAYLFDSRVANAALHTLALTVLAMLIGVTLGSILAVLRMSPNPVLRVVSWGYLWVFRGTPVYVQLVFWGLASSLYQSINLGFAEIDLQTVLKNSFFLAVIGLGLNESAYMAEIVRAGIQAVPEGQTEASQALGMSWWQTMRRTVLPQAMRIIIPPTGNELISMLKTTSLVVAVPYSLELYGRSMDIANSLFEPIPMLLVAATWYLVITSILMVGQYYLESYFSRGASRHLTTRQLAALADAEGVPPSNVTIDND is encoded by the coding sequence ATGAGTGCCCCCGCGACTCCGAACCCTATTGAGGCGAAATCCCTTCCGCGTCCGGGCCGGTGGATTACCGCCGGCGTGCTGGCCCTGCTCGCCGTGTGGTTTATCGTCTCCGCCGCCGGCAATGAGGCGTATGGGTGGGCAACCTACCGCGCATATTTGTTTGATAGCCGCGTGGCTAATGCGGCCTTGCACACCCTGGCGCTGACGGTGCTGGCCATGCTTATCGGCGTGACGCTGGGCTCGATTCTGGCGGTGCTGCGCATGTCCCCCAACCCGGTTTTGCGGGTGGTGAGCTGGGGTTACCTGTGGGTGTTCCGCGGCACGCCGGTGTACGTGCAATTGGTGTTCTGGGGGTTGGCGAGTTCGCTGTACCAGAGCATTAACCTGGGCTTTGCCGAGATTGATTTGCAAACGGTGCTGAAGAATTCGTTTTTCCTTGCGGTGATCGGCTTGGGGCTGAACGAATCCGCCTATATGGCGGAAATCGTGCGCGCCGGTATTCAGGCGGTGCCCGAGGGGCAGACGGAGGCGTCGCAAGCTTTGGGCATGAGCTGGTGGCAAACCATGCGGCGCACGGTATTGCCGCAGGCGATGCGAATTATCATCCCGCCGACCGGCAACGAGCTGATTTCCATGCTGAAGACCACGTCCTTGGTGGTGGCGGTGCCGTACTCGTTGGAGCTTTACGGCCGGTCCATGGACATTGCCAATAGCTTGTTCGAACCGATCCCCATGTTGTTGGTGGCCGCTACCTGGTATTTGGTGATTACCTCGATCCTGATGGTGGGCCAATACTACCTAGAGAGCTATTTCTCGCGGGGCGCATCCAGGCATTTGACCACCCGCCAGCTCGCCGCGCTTGCGGACGCCGAGGGCGTCCCGCCGTCCAACGTCACCATTGACAATGACTAG
- a CDS encoding ABC transporter substrate-binding protein: MTWRLLSQPLRVVAALIAVATVVSGCVTNVEGGLPEGWVEIKPAAVPEIQALVPADIAQRGTISIGTNPPFAPAEFKDSEGAIIGFDIDLARAAASVMGLELEVKDQDFSLILPAVSAGTVDFGASGFTDTEERRKNYDFINYLNAGIQWAARPGTDISPDDACGRVVAVQRTTVSDTDDVTGRSEACVAAGKEPIEKLAYDASDAAATAAILGRADAFSADSPVTAWAVERSDGRLELIGEIFDAAHYGWPVKKNSELGPALAAALQHLIESGEYARLLQQWGLEDGLVEQAMMNGEPVTGKEQS; encoded by the coding sequence ATGACTTGGCGTTTACTTTCACAACCATTGCGGGTGGTGGCGGCGCTTATAGCCGTGGCCACCGTTGTCAGTGGTTGCGTGACCAATGTGGAAGGCGGCCTGCCGGAAGGCTGGGTGGAGATCAAGCCCGCCGCCGTTCCCGAAATACAAGCATTGGTGCCGGCCGATATCGCGCAGCGCGGCACCATTTCCATTGGGACCAACCCGCCGTTCGCGCCGGCTGAGTTTAAGGATTCCGAAGGCGCAATCATCGGCTTTGATATTGACCTAGCCCGCGCCGCCGCGTCCGTGATGGGTTTGGAGCTGGAGGTCAAAGACCAGGATTTTAGCCTGATCCTGCCGGCCGTTTCCGCTGGTACGGTGGACTTTGGTGCCAGCGGTTTTACGGACACCGAGGAACGCCGCAAAAATTACGATTTTATTAATTATCTGAATGCGGGGATTCAGTGGGCCGCGCGCCCTGGCACCGACATCAGCCCCGATGATGCCTGCGGGCGGGTGGTCGCCGTGCAGCGCACCACCGTTTCTGACACCGACGATGTGACGGGCCGCAGCGAGGCGTGCGTGGCCGCGGGCAAAGAGCCGATTGAAAAGCTAGCCTATGATGCCTCCGATGCCGCCGCCACCGCCGCGATTTTGGGCCGCGCGGACGCGTTTTCCGCCGATTCCCCGGTGACCGCGTGGGCCGTTGAGCGTTCCGACGGACGCTTGGAGCTGATCGGCGAGATTTTCGACGCCGCGCACTACGGCTGGCCCGTGAAAAAGAACTCTGAATTGGGGCCGGCGCTCGCCGCCGCGCTCCAACATTTGATCGAATCGGGCGAGTATGCCCGGCTGTTACAACAGTGGGGCTTGGAAGACGGCCTTGTTGAACAAGCCATGATGAATGGCGAACCCGTGACCGGAAAGGAACAATCATGA
- a CDS encoding DUF368 domain-containing protein, whose product MSETPVLTRSTKQPLQILLNVIRGALIAMAELVPGVSGGTVALVVGIYERALFAGNQLLSAAKTAVTHPKAAKEKLAAVDWWLIIPVAVGMILTIFAMAGVMHNFVEHHTAVARALFLGMVAMSILVPIQMVDRAELRSKALVAWPSLFLAAAITFWGTGFTSAEQKDPSLLIIFCAAAVAICALVLPGISGSFFLLAVGLYAPVIGAIKDRDLTIMVVFVLGAMTGIALFIRFLDYLLSKHRTITLFVMAGLMLGSLRALWPWQTADADLLAPGDDLVKMVGFMLLGAAIVAITILAEKYAPKSAATDE is encoded by the coding sequence GTGAGTGAAACCCCTGTGCTTACCCGATCAACGAAGCAGCCATTGCAAATTCTGCTCAATGTTATTCGCGGTGCATTAATCGCAATGGCCGAGCTGGTGCCCGGTGTATCCGGCGGCACCGTCGCGTTGGTTGTTGGTATCTACGAGCGCGCCCTGTTCGCGGGTAACCAATTGCTATCCGCCGCCAAAACAGCCGTGACGCACCCGAAAGCGGCGAAGGAAAAGCTCGCCGCGGTGGACTGGTGGCTTATTATCCCGGTCGCCGTGGGCATGATCCTGACCATCTTCGCAATGGCGGGTGTGATGCATAACTTCGTGGAACACCACACCGCCGTCGCCCGCGCCCTGTTCCTCGGCATGGTGGCTATGTCAATCCTGGTGCCCATCCAAATGGTGGACCGGGCCGAATTGCGTTCCAAGGCGCTGGTGGCGTGGCCCTCGCTCTTCCTCGCTGCGGCGATTACGTTCTGGGGCACGGGTTTCACCTCTGCCGAACAGAAGGACCCCTCCCTGCTGATCATTTTCTGCGCCGCCGCCGTGGCTATCTGCGCCCTGGTGCTGCCGGGTATTTCCGGCTCGTTTTTCCTGCTTGCGGTTGGTTTGTACGCGCCCGTGATCGGCGCGATTAAGGACCGCGATCTGACGATCATGGTGGTGTTTGTCCTCGGCGCCATGACCGGCATTGCGCTATTTATCCGGTTCCTGGATTACCTGCTGTCCAAGCACCGCACTATTACGCTGTTTGTGATGGCTGGCCTGATGTTGGGCTCGCTGCGCGCGTTGTGGCCGTGGCAAACCGCCGACGCCGACCTGCTGGCGCCCGGGGACGACCTGGTAAAGATGGTGGGCTTTATGCTGCTGGGGGCGGCGATCGTTGCAATCACCATCTTGGCTGAAAAATATGCACCGAAGAGTGCCGCAACGGACGAGTAA
- a CDS encoding NINE protein, giving the protein MSIPQSIDVSTGSTWCDQKFVGAHFYRSTLRKLQKVATVADDGALRFPVSLVPEPDNPYSQSGCAISVRWNGKTIGHLPDDDATKYWPELCRIAASGHVATAHARLWFRGSLRDENTKLFGSVDVRKPGQWVPLNDPPLEGYAFIPQGGRIQVTKEADHFDVLQDFVPPQGTGLLIVTLHRVLVGKNGDLPRVEVRLDGERVGELSKISSEKLLPAVEYFETLGLSTSCIAQIKGSSLAAELILLAQKATEMGDELLNPEISPLPVLVEFEANPQNYEVPAAWQPSGDDKKRKVAPASSDDPLGDALLAEYYKSVVHPAGNPPAPAANFGPQAPQMPQVLPAAQFPQVPSMSHMPHMQPAVPFAYAPQQRPAYAVRVPTKDFSTYLALAIVGGWLGLHHFYMGSAGKGVVYFLTGGLFAIGWIIDILTAKRQFNAAMTIIVQPS; this is encoded by the coding sequence ATGAGCATTCCCCAGAGCATCGATGTTTCCACCGGGTCCACGTGGTGCGACCAGAAGTTCGTTGGCGCCCACTTTTACCGCTCCACTCTTCGAAAGCTGCAGAAGGTGGCTACCGTGGCTGACGACGGCGCGCTTCGCTTTCCCGTAAGCCTCGTGCCCGAGCCAGACAATCCCTATTCACAGTCAGGCTGCGCGATTTCCGTGCGCTGGAATGGGAAAACGATCGGCCACCTTCCCGACGATGATGCCACCAAGTATTGGCCGGAATTGTGCCGTATCGCGGCTTCCGGGCATGTTGCCACGGCGCACGCGCGGCTGTGGTTCCGGGGCAGCCTGCGCGACGAGAACACCAAGTTGTTCGGTTCCGTGGATGTGCGGAAACCCGGCCAGTGGGTGCCGCTAAACGATCCGCCATTGGAGGGATATGCCTTTATTCCGCAGGGTGGCCGCATCCAGGTGACCAAGGAGGCGGATCATTTCGATGTGCTGCAGGATTTCGTGCCGCCGCAGGGTACGGGCTTACTGATTGTGACGTTGCACCGCGTGTTGGTGGGCAAGAATGGGGATTTACCGCGCGTTGAGGTCCGCCTCGACGGCGAACGCGTTGGCGAATTAAGCAAGATTTCCAGCGAAAAACTACTGCCCGCCGTTGAGTACTTCGAAACGTTGGGCTTATCGACGTCGTGCATAGCCCAAATCAAAGGCTCTTCCCTCGCCGCCGAACTGATTCTGTTAGCCCAAAAAGCCACGGAAATGGGTGACGAATTATTAAATCCCGAGATTTCCCCCTTGCCGGTGCTCGTCGAATTTGAGGCAAACCCGCAAAACTACGAAGTGCCCGCTGCCTGGCAACCCTCAGGCGACGATAAGAAACGCAAGGTCGCACCCGCGAGCAGCGATGATCCGCTCGGCGATGCGCTGCTGGCGGAGTACTACAAGTCTGTGGTTCATCCGGCTGGAAATCCACCCGCCCCGGCGGCAAACTTTGGCCCTCAGGCGCCACAAATGCCTCAGGTGCTGCCGGCGGCACAATTCCCACAGGTACCCTCGATGTCCCACATGCCGCACATGCAACCGGCGGTGCCCTTTGCGTATGCGCCGCAGCAACGGCCCGCCTACGCCGTACGGGTTCCTACTAAGGATTTCTCAACATATTTGGCGTTGGCCATCGTGGGCGGCTGGTTGGGCCTTCATCATTTTTATATGGGTAGCGCGGGTAAAGGCGTGGTGTACTTCCTTACCGGTGGGCTATTTGCCATTGGCTGGATCATTGACATCCTCACTGCAAAACGCCAGTTTAACGCCGCAATGACCATCATCGTTCAGCCTTCTTAA